The Zobellia alginiliquefaciens genome contains a region encoding:
- a CDS encoding sulfatase: MKHFLYSILAVTCLVLTSCKNDEKKVEEKAVRPNVLFILADDYGYHDLSVMGSKFYETPNIDRIANEGMNFTNGYAASRVCSPSRASIMLGTFTARHGITDWIGAKTGTDWRKAGRFNKLLPPEYEHNLPAEAITLPEAMKAAGYKTFFAGKWHLGEKGSWPEDHGFDINKGGWDAGSPNGGYFAPYTNPNLENHEDGENLTMRLAEETVNFFKENNPTETGQPVFAYLSFYAVHGPIQTTKEKWAKYQKKAEENGIAESSYKMAKFLPIRQVQDNPVYAGLVETMDDAVGRVLQTLDSLGLDKNTLVVFTSDNGGVSAGDSFSTSNLPLRGGKGYQFEGGIREPYFIKAPWLIKGGASTSEPVTGADFYPTILDIAGVDLKPEQHLDGKSLVPILKGGNLEKRSLFWHYPHYGNQGGEPSSVIRKGDWKLIHYYEDNREELYNLKEDIEELTNVASEHSDLQKQLSEELFTYLEEVGAKYPSKDPEYSVKKEEAYLQNIVDKKLPSLEKQRLDFLSPDFNPKNDWWGSKVTVD; the protein is encoded by the coding sequence ATGAAGCATTTTCTCTATTCAATTTTGGCAGTAACTTGTTTGGTTCTGACCAGTTGTAAAAATGATGAAAAAAAAGTAGAAGAAAAGGCTGTTCGGCCAAATGTATTATTTATACTGGCGGATGATTATGGATATCATGATTTGAGTGTTATGGGTAGTAAGTTCTATGAAACCCCAAATATTGATAGAATCGCCAATGAGGGGATGAATTTCACCAATGGCTATGCCGCAAGTAGAGTTTGTAGTCCGTCTAGAGCAAGTATTATGTTGGGAACTTTTACCGCTAGACATGGTATTACGGATTGGATAGGAGCAAAAACAGGAACAGATTGGCGCAAAGCCGGACGTTTTAATAAATTGCTTCCCCCAGAATACGAACATAATCTTCCCGCAGAGGCTATAACCTTACCCGAAGCTATGAAAGCTGCGGGATACAAAACGTTTTTTGCCGGAAAATGGCATTTAGGAGAAAAAGGTTCATGGCCCGAAGACCATGGTTTTGATATTAACAAAGGAGGGTGGGATGCTGGTAGCCCCAACGGAGGTTATTTTGCGCCTTATACGAACCCAAATCTGGAGAACCACGAAGATGGTGAGAACTTAACCATGCGTTTAGCGGAGGAAACCGTAAACTTTTTTAAAGAGAACAACCCAACGGAAACCGGTCAGCCAGTTTTTGCCTACCTCTCTTTCTATGCCGTTCACGGGCCTATACAGACCACCAAGGAGAAATGGGCCAAGTATCAGAAAAAAGCAGAAGAAAATGGCATTGCTGAATCTAGTTATAAAATGGCAAAATTCCTTCCGATACGGCAAGTGCAGGATAATCCCGTTTATGCCGGTTTGGTAGAAACTATGGATGATGCCGTAGGTAGAGTGTTACAGACTTTAGACTCACTTGGACTTGATAAAAATACATTGGTAGTTTTTACCTCTGATAATGGTGGTGTTTCTGCAGGAGATTCTTTTTCAACTTCTAATTTGCCATTAAGAGGAGGAAAAGGCTATCAATTTGAAGGAGGGATAAGAGAACCTTATTTTATAAAAGCACCATGGTTGATAAAAGGAGGGGCATCTACTTCAGAACCTGTTACCGGAGCTGATTTTTATCCCACCATTTTGGATATTGCAGGAGTTGATTTAAAACCGGAACAGCATTTAGATGGAAAAAGTCTAGTACCAATACTTAAGGGAGGAAATCTTGAGAAGCGGTCTCTATTTTGGCATTACCCACATTATGGTAACCAAGGAGGTGAACCATCTTCTGTAATTAGAAAAGGCGATTGGAAGCTGATTCATTACTATGAAGATAATAGGGAAGAGCTTTATAATTTGAAAGAAGACATAGAAGAGTTGACCAATGTTGCTTCGGAACATTCAGATTTGCAGAAGCAATTAAGCGAGGAATTATTTACTTATTTAGAAGAAGTTGGAGCTAAGTATCCATCAAAAGACCCAGAGTACAGTGTTAAAAAAGAAGAAGCGTATCTACAAAATATAGTTGACAAGAAATTACCATCCTTGGAAAAGCAAAGGTTGGATTTCCTATCCCCAGATTTTAATCCCAAAAATGATTGGTGGGGTAGTAAAGTGACTGTGGATTGA
- a CDS encoding IclR family transcriptional regulator, translated as MKKAKVELKSTYNVPNLERGLSIIELLATRTKGLTLAEITETLSITKSSAFRIVSTLIFKNYLQKNETTKKITLSRKMLTLGISSMNEQSLVEHSIDVMRAVRDELKESVMLGVLLGSTGTILEQVPSSYPVKLFVEPGTQFDLHSSVGGKCILANIPVDEADEALRGKTLTKYTENTITSKKEFKTVLKEVKSKGYAIDNSEDIQGINCVGAPIFNEHGYPVAALWITAPYGRLPASQFSSKGEIVKKYALEISTKLGYLKH; from the coding sequence ATGAAGAAAGCCAAGGTAGAGCTAAAATCAACTTATAATGTTCCAAATTTAGAAAGAGGTCTTTCTATAATAGAGTTGTTGGCCACTCGGACAAAAGGATTGACCTTGGCGGAAATTACCGAAACACTTTCTATTACTAAGTCAAGTGCTTTTCGCATTGTAAGCACATTGATTTTTAAAAATTACCTTCAAAAAAACGAGACAACCAAAAAGATTACCCTTTCTAGGAAAATGCTCACTTTAGGTATTTCTTCTATGAATGAGCAAAGTTTGGTTGAGCATTCTATAGATGTAATGCGCGCTGTACGAGACGAGCTTAAGGAATCTGTTATGCTTGGTGTATTATTGGGGTCTACAGGAACCATTTTGGAACAAGTGCCATCTTCATACCCTGTAAAACTTTTTGTGGAACCTGGTACACAGTTTGATCTTCACAGCTCAGTAGGCGGTAAATGTATATTAGCGAACATTCCTGTAGATGAAGCAGATGAAGCCTTAAGGGGTAAAACACTGACCAAGTACACAGAGAACACCATTACTTCTAAAAAAGAATTTAAAACAGTCCTAAAGGAAGTTAAGTCAAAAGGCTATGCTATTGATAATAGTGAAGACATTCAGGGTATTAACTGTGTAGGAGCGCCAATTTTTAACGAACATGGCTACCCGGTAGCGGCACTTTGGATTACAGCACCTTATGGAAGGTTACCTGCATCTCAGTTTAGTAGTAAAGGTGAAATAGTAAAAAAATATGCCTTGGAAATTTCTACTAAATTAGGTTATCTAAAGCATTAA
- a CDS encoding helix-turn-helix domain-containing protein, translated as MEATIFNGKNALGATDNGEGVIENGELRIKVDFIDDCGADVPVYNAVFNQGLNMPAILLGALNSLGVKIKVLETEADGKLTKRFKLFKDKNEKKFTAKKATERKDFLEKKVTEVSSLNIYDREFLNRISIYMEENMSDDTYWVDDLSYDMNTSRSTFFRKLKKLTGYAPKDYMRNMRLTRAAELLENGQLRIAEVSYQVGFSDPNYFSKCFRRFYGTSPSDYSVLSSAS; from the coding sequence ATGGAAGCAACTATTTTTAATGGAAAGAATGCTCTTGGTGCTACGGACAATGGCGAAGGAGTGATAGAGAACGGAGAACTACGCATAAAAGTTGATTTTATTGATGATTGTGGTGCAGATGTACCGGTTTATAACGCGGTCTTTAATCAAGGGTTAAACATGCCTGCCATTTTACTTGGGGCATTAAACTCATTAGGAGTGAAGATAAAAGTGTTGGAAACCGAAGCCGATGGTAAGTTGACCAAACGCTTCAAGTTGTTTAAGGATAAAAATGAAAAGAAATTTACTGCAAAAAAGGCTACTGAAAGAAAAGATTTCTTAGAAAAGAAGGTAACAGAAGTTTCATCACTTAATATATATGATCGGGAGTTTTTAAATCGAATCAGTATATATATGGAAGAGAACATGTCCGATGATACCTATTGGGTAGATGATTTGTCTTATGACATGAATACGAGTAGGTCTACTTTTTTTAGAAAATTAAAAAAGCTTACTGGGTATGCTCCCAAAGATTATATGAGAAATATGAGATTGACAAGAGCCGCTGAATTATTAGAAAACGGACAGTTGCGTATTGCAGAAGTGAGTTATCAAGTGGGGTTTAGCGACCCTAATTATTTTAGCAAATGTTTCAGAAGGTTTTATGGTACTTCGCCCTCTGATTATAGTGTTTTAAGCAGTGCCAGCTAG
- a CDS encoding glycoside hydrolase family 117 protein yields MNKYSQFLIVAAVLVSACNSPKTSNEMKSTNDCDDKVTFTPEQIDHLGITDTNHLSAASKRALKWPTDLGNEWFIQFGPLQPLKGDLAYEEGVVRRDPSAIIKENGKYYVWYTRSTGPTQGFGGDIETEKVFPWDRCDIWYATSEDGWTWKEEGPAVTRGEKGAYDDRSVFTVEIMKWEDKYYLCYQTVKSPYNVRVKNQVGLAWADSPNGPWTKSEEPILSPADNGIWKGEEQNRFAVEKKGDFDSHKVHDPCILPYKGKFYLYYKGEQMGEEITFGGRQIRHGVAIADNPKGPYVKSPYNPISNSGHEICVWPYDGGIAALITTDGPEKNTIQWAPDGINFDIKSVIPGVNAHAIGLNRTADVEKEPTEILRWGLTHVYNSGDYQSIMRFSSQRKTSHTAKGEKK; encoded by the coding sequence ATGAACAAATACTCCCAATTTTTAATAGTAGCAGCAGTGCTGGTTTCGGCCTGTAATTCTCCTAAAACATCTAATGAAATGAAATCTACCAATGACTGTGATGATAAGGTGACATTTACTCCAGAGCAAATTGACCACCTCGGTATTACCGATACCAATCATTTGAGCGCAGCTTCAAAAAGAGCATTAAAGTGGCCAACGGATCTAGGTAACGAATGGTTCATTCAGTTTGGACCGCTTCAACCTTTAAAAGGAGATTTGGCCTATGAGGAAGGTGTTGTTCGTCGTGACCCTAGTGCCATTATCAAAGAGAACGGAAAGTACTATGTATGGTATACAAGAAGTACGGGACCCACTCAAGGTTTTGGAGGAGATATAGAAACTGAAAAGGTATTTCCTTGGGACCGTTGCGATATTTGGTATGCTACTTCAGAAGATGGCTGGACGTGGAAAGAAGAAGGGCCAGCGGTTACCCGTGGTGAGAAAGGTGCCTATGATGATCGTTCTGTTTTTACGGTTGAAATCATGAAATGGGAAGATAAATATTACCTATGCTACCAAACCGTAAAATCTCCATATAACGTCCGTGTAAAAAATCAGGTTGGTTTAGCATGGGCTGACTCTCCCAACGGACCTTGGACAAAGAGCGAAGAGCCAATTTTGAGTCCTGCGGACAATGGTATATGGAAGGGCGAAGAACAGAACCGGTTTGCCGTAGAAAAAAAGGGTGACTTTGACAGTCATAAAGTTCACGATCCTTGTATTCTACCCTATAAGGGAAAATTCTATTTGTACTACAAAGGAGAGCAAATGGGTGAGGAAATCACTTTTGGAGGAAGACAAATTCGTCATGGTGTTGCCATTGCGGATAACCCTAAGGGGCCTTATGTGAAATCACCATATAACCCAATAAGTAATAGTGGTCATGAAATTTGTGTTTGGCCTTATGATGGCGGTATAGCCGCATTGATTACTACGGATGGTCCTGAGAAGAATACAATTCAATGGGCTCCAGATGGTATTAATTTCGATATCAAGTCTGTTATCCCTGGGGTTAATGCTCATGCTATTGGTTTAAATAGAACTGCGGATGTTGAAAAAGAACCGACGGAAATTTTAAGATGGGGCTTAACACATGTATACAATAGTGGCGATTACCAAAGTATAATGAGATTTTCTTCTCAACGAAAAACATCGCACACTGCAAAAGGTGAAAAGAAATAA
- a CDS encoding zinc-dependent alcohol dehydrogenase gives MKATVYKGNKTFSVIEKEIEQPAKGDVRIKVAYSGVCGTDVHIYHGMMDKRVEMPQTIGHEMSGVIDAVGEGVEGYEVGDKVVVRPLDDRKVKASDKGFNHICEELKFIGIDSPGSMQQYWNVPSFVLHKLKAETDLKLAALIEPLSVATHDVRRSGLVAGETAVVLGGGPIGLLVAMVAKDVGANVIISEVNEKRIAKAESMGLHAVNPMKVDLVEYVKEKTDNRRADVVFEVAGVQPALDIMCEVAGIRGRILMVAIHGEKKPVDLFKFFWKELSLIGARVYEKEDYEKSIELITANELPFEDMITDVQPLTKIQQVFENIDNNPDGMKVLMDCQQ, from the coding sequence ATGAAAGCAACAGTTTACAAAGGAAACAAAACGTTTTCTGTAATAGAGAAGGAGATTGAGCAGCCTGCAAAAGGTGATGTAAGAATAAAGGTAGCCTATTCCGGTGTATGTGGTACGGATGTGCACATTTATCATGGTATGATGGATAAAAGGGTAGAAATGCCTCAAACTATTGGCCATGAAATGTCCGGTGTCATTGATGCTGTCGGTGAAGGGGTTGAAGGGTACGAAGTTGGGGACAAGGTTGTGGTTCGCCCACTGGATGACCGTAAGGTTAAAGCTTCCGATAAAGGGTTCAATCATATCTGTGAAGAATTAAAATTCATTGGTATTGATAGTCCAGGTTCAATGCAACAATATTGGAACGTACCATCTTTTGTTCTTCATAAGCTAAAGGCTGAAACCGATTTAAAACTGGCGGCTTTAATAGAGCCATTATCGGTTGCCACACACGATGTTCGTAGAAGCGGATTGGTTGCAGGTGAGACTGCCGTTGTTCTAGGTGGTGGACCTATAGGTCTTTTGGTAGCTATGGTGGCCAAAGATGTAGGTGCAAATGTTATTATTTCGGAAGTAAACGAAAAGCGTATTGCCAAAGCTGAATCTATGGGGTTACATGCTGTTAACCCAATGAAAGTGGATTTAGTAGAATACGTAAAAGAGAAAACGGATAACCGTCGTGCAGATGTGGTTTTTGAAGTAGCCGGCGTACAACCTGCTTTAGATATTATGTGCGAAGTAGCCGGTATTCGTGGTAGAATATTAATGGTAGCTATTCATGGGGAAAAGAAACCAGTAGATCTTTTTAAATTTTTCTGGAAAGAGCTGAGCTTAATTGGTGCTCGTGTGTACGAGAAGGAAGATTATGAGAAGTCAATTGAATTGATTACGGCTAACGAACTTCCTTTTGAGGACATGATTACGGACGTACAACCATTGACCAAAATCCAACAAGTTTTTGAAAACATAGATAATAATCCAGATGGTATGAAGGTACTAATGGATTGTCAACAATAA
- a CDS encoding SDR family NAD(P)-dependent oxidoreductase: MLNQFSLKGKTALVTGCKRGIGKAMAVALAEAGADIIGVSASLEKHGSMVEQEVEATGRKFKAYTCDFGNREALYEFIKEVKGDFPKIDILVNNAGTILRAPAVEHSDEYWDKVIEINQTAQFVLTREIGKEMVARGEGKIIFTASLLTFQGGITVPGYAASKGAIGQMTMAFANEWAGKGVNVNAIAPGYISTDNTEALRNDPDRSASILSRIPAGRWGKPEDFAGPIVFLSSDAAGYMSGVTMLVDGGWMGR, translated from the coding sequence ATATTAAATCAATTTAGCCTAAAAGGTAAAACCGCTTTGGTAACGGGTTGCAAAAGAGGAATTGGAAAAGCTATGGCAGTTGCCTTGGCGGAAGCTGGTGCGGATATCATTGGGGTCAGTGCTTCTTTGGAGAAGCATGGTAGCATGGTAGAGCAAGAAGTTGAAGCTACAGGTAGAAAGTTTAAAGCCTATACTTGCGATTTTGGGAATAGAGAAGCTTTATACGAATTCATTAAAGAAGTAAAAGGCGACTTTCCAAAAATTGATATTTTGGTAAATAATGCAGGGACAATCCTAAGAGCTCCAGCGGTTGAGCACTCAGATGAATATTGGGATAAGGTAATTGAAATCAACCAAACGGCACAATTTGTATTAACCCGTGAAATTGGTAAGGAAATGGTAGCTCGTGGTGAAGGTAAAATTATTTTCACGGCTTCCTTGTTGACCTTCCAAGGAGGTATTACCGTACCAGGTTATGCAGCAAGTAAAGGAGCTATTGGTCAAATGACAATGGCGTTTGCAAATGAGTGGGCCGGAAAAGGAGTAAATGTAAATGCAATTGCTCCCGGTTACATTAGTACGGATAATACGGAAGCCTTAAGAAATGACCCGGATAGATCAGCATCTATCCTATCTAGGATACCGGCGGGAAGATGGGGTAAACCTGAAGATTTTGCAGGGCCTATCGTGTTTTTAAGTTCTGATGCAGCTGGTTATATGAGTGGTGTTACCATGCTCGTAGATGGTGGCTGGATGGGTCGATAA
- a CDS encoding alpha/beta hydrolase — protein MMFRTTEISDAAYESANLRFITVKTKNLKGRGDICVYVPPMTDLVDLPLVILLHGVYGSAWVWSQKAGVHITALEMMEKGEIPPMVIAMPSDGLWGDGSGYLPHNQKDFENWIVDDVPNAVIENIPSVSKTSELFISGLSMGGFGALRLGVKYADRFKAISGHSSITDVEQMNLFVEEPLENYNQENATENSVWGQIDQNRGQLPKLRFDCGREDQLIEFNRKLHQQLEENQIPHIYEEFEGAHEWTYWSEHIKDTLRFFASHCK, from the coding sequence ATGATGTTCAGAACTACCGAAATTTCAGATGCCGCATACGAGAGTGCAAACCTTCGTTTTATAACCGTTAAGACGAAAAACCTAAAGGGCAGAGGGGATATTTGTGTATATGTACCACCCATGACGGACTTGGTAGATTTGCCACTTGTTATTTTGCTTCATGGGGTTTACGGAAGCGCTTGGGTTTGGTCTCAAAAAGCAGGAGTACATATTACGGCCCTTGAAATGATGGAGAAAGGAGAGATTCCACCTATGGTGATAGCTATGCCTTCAGACGGACTTTGGGGAGATGGTTCTGGTTATCTTCCGCATAATCAAAAGGATTTTGAAAATTGGATTGTAGACGATGTGCCAAATGCCGTTATAGAAAATATTCCTTCCGTAAGTAAAACATCGGAATTGTTTATTTCCGGGCTTTCCATGGGAGGCTTCGGAGCTTTGCGTCTAGGAGTGAAATATGCTGATAGGTTTAAGGCTATTTCAGGACATTCGTCCATTACGGATGTAGAACAGATGAATCTTTTTGTAGAAGAACCTTTGGAGAACTATAATCAAGAAAATGCTACAGAAAATTCCGTTTGGGGACAAATAGACCAGAACCGTGGTCAATTGCCGAAACTACGGTTCGATTGCGGAAGAGAAGATCAACTTATCGAATTTAATCGCAAGTTGCACCAGCAGTTAGAAGAAAACCAAATACCCCATATCTACGAAGAATTTGAAGGAGCACATGAATGGACGTACTGGAGCGAGCATATTAAGGATACGCTACGTTTTTTTGCATCACACTGTAAATAG
- a CDS encoding alcohol dehydrogenase catalytic domain-containing protein, with the protein MSIQSKSAVAKGDGSFIITEVTVAEPKADELLVKVKAAGLCHTDYDSLTWGKPIVMGHEGAGVIEKVGAGIKGLKVGDQVLLNWATPCYDCFQCQEGNQHICENNSPVVAGANGHTPGHAHLEGSQWEGKPIERSFNLGTLSEYALVKESAVVKVEEENLNFSAASIISCGVMTGYGSVVNSAKLAAGSSAVVLGCGGVGLNVINACEISGAGRIIAVDINPNKLELAKQFGATDVILADKADAGLTHVAEQVKTMLGGRGADYAFECTAIPALGAAPLAMIRNAGTAVQVSGIEEDITIDMRLFEWDKVYINPLYGKCRPQIDFPKLVRLYKKGDLKLNEMITKEYKLDDLQLALDDMLAGKNAKGVIVFD; encoded by the coding sequence ATGTCTATTCAATCAAAAAGTGCTGTGGCTAAAGGAGATGGTTCTTTTATCATTACCGAAGTTACTGTTGCCGAACCAAAAGCGGACGAGTTACTTGTTAAGGTAAAGGCTGCAGGTCTTTGCCATACGGATTATGATTCCCTTACTTGGGGAAAACCTATTGTAATGGGGCATGAGGGAGCAGGAGTCATTGAAAAAGTAGGAGCTGGTATCAAAGGTTTAAAAGTAGGGGACCAGGTTCTTTTGAATTGGGCAACTCCTTGTTATGATTGTTTTCAATGTCAAGAAGGCAATCAGCATATATGTGAAAATAATTCTCCAGTAGTGGCAGGGGCAAACGGTCATACTCCGGGTCATGCGCATTTAGAAGGTAGTCAATGGGAAGGTAAACCAATTGAACGTTCTTTTAATCTAGGTACGCTTAGCGAATACGCTTTGGTAAAAGAATCTGCCGTGGTTAAGGTAGAAGAGGAAAATTTAAACTTCTCCGCAGCCAGTATTATCAGTTGTGGAGTGATGACCGGCTATGGTTCTGTAGTAAATTCAGCAAAACTGGCAGCTGGTAGTTCAGCTGTGGTTTTAGGTTGTGGAGGTGTGGGGCTCAATGTTATTAATGCGTGCGAGATATCCGGTGCAGGCAGAATTATAGCGGTAGATATTAATCCTAATAAACTGGAACTCGCAAAACAATTTGGTGCTACGGATGTTATTTTGGCAGATAAGGCCGATGCAGGTTTGACCCATGTTGCTGAACAGGTTAAAACTATGCTAGGTGGTAGGGGAGCGGATTATGCTTTTGAGTGCACTGCTATTCCTGCATTGGGAGCTGCTCCATTGGCAATGATTCGCAATGCAGGTACAGCAGTTCAAGTGAGTGGTATTGAGGAGGATATTACTATAGATATGCGTCTTTTTGAATGGGATAAGGTTTATATCAATCCATTGTATGGCAAATGCCGACCGCAAATCGACTTTCCTAAATTAGTGCGATTGTACAAAAAGGGAGATTTGAAATTAAACGAAATGATTACCAAAGAATACAAACTAGACGATTTACAATTGGCCCTAGATGATATGCTGGCCGGTAAAAATGCAAAAGGCGTAATAGTTTTTGATTAA
- a CDS encoding phytanoyl-CoA dioxygenase family protein, whose protein sequence is MQLVKDLADRHELISDLFKQPKTPEEWEQYKLSDEQVAHFHEYGYVSGIKLLDESQINVLRSELEEIRDPKHPAHELFYEFHGNQSTDPNTVLFHSLGHWRITEGFHDLLWNPAFTMAASQLLGNTNVRFWHDQLFCKPSDHGGVVAWHQDYSFWIRTVPMQHLTCWTGLDDATTENGCLYYVPKSHKWGLLQKPELAGKMEGLMEFMTDEQKANFNPVPIELKKGYASFHHPLMIHGSYENKSEFSRRAFVLNVFANGTVSDTDGEMLRGTPIKVPKGEKMDGKFFPLLFDEK, encoded by the coding sequence ATGCAATTAGTAAAAGATTTGGCGGATCGTCATGAATTGATTTCGGACCTTTTTAAACAACCAAAAACACCCGAGGAATGGGAGCAGTATAAGTTAAGTGATGAGCAGGTGGCTCATTTTCATGAATATGGCTATGTTTCCGGGATAAAATTGCTGGATGAAAGTCAGATTAACGTGTTGAGAAGCGAGTTAGAAGAAATACGCGATCCTAAACATCCGGCACATGAACTTTTCTATGAATTTCACGGCAATCAATCCACAGACCCCAATACTGTACTTTTTCACTCTTTAGGACATTGGCGCATTACCGAAGGTTTTCATGATTTATTATGGAATCCGGCTTTTACAATGGCAGCGAGCCAGTTGTTAGGTAATACTAATGTTAGGTTTTGGCATGATCAATTGTTTTGCAAACCTTCTGATCATGGCGGAGTAGTAGCTTGGCACCAAGATTATTCCTTTTGGATCAGAACGGTGCCTATGCAGCATTTAACCTGTTGGACAGGTCTTGATGATGCCACAACAGAAAACGGATGTCTTTATTATGTTCCTAAAAGTCATAAATGGGGATTGCTTCAAAAACCGGAGTTGGCAGGAAAAATGGAAGGATTAATGGAATTTATGACCGATGAGCAAAAGGCGAATTTTAATCCCGTGCCTATAGAGCTTAAAAAAGGATATGCTTCTTTTCATCACCCCTTAATGATTCACGGATCCTATGAAAATAAGTCCGAGTTTAGTAGAAGGGCTTTTGTTTTGAACGTGTTTGCAAATGGAACTGTTAGTGATACCGATGGAGAAATGCTTAGGGGAACGCCAATTAAGGTGCCAAAAGGTGAAAAAATGGACGGTAAATTCTTTCCTCTCCTCTTTGATGAAAAATAA
- a CDS encoding sulfatase — MKLPRRVFLFFASFAMLCNCWGQDKPNIVFILSDDAGYADFGFQGSKDFQTPELDKLAKNGVRFTQAYVSAAVCGPSRAGLLTGKYQQKFGFEENNVPGLMSKNGITGDDMGLPLDQKTMADYLKEQGYKTAIFGKWHQGNADRFHPTKRGFDEFYGFRGGARSYMPYGNENKLRRDEDRLERGFENYLEHDGYLTDELAEEANSFMDRNQKNPFFIYLAFNAVHTPMEAKEEDLKKVNGLSGKRKTLAAMAIAMDRACGKVLDHIKELGLEKSTLIVFTNDNGGPSDSNESLNDPLSGTKANHLEGGIRVPFLMSWPGMLKSNTVYENPVSTLDLLPTFVTAAGGDVSNVEGLDGVDLLPYLKEKKAGIPHTTLYWKKENRGAVRHNDWKLVRFPDRPAELYNIKEDISEVNDLALAHPEKVRELYKMLFDWELTLERPLWELERRFEGKAATRMDTYRKHK, encoded by the coding sequence ATGAAATTGCCAAGACGGGTATTCTTGTTCTTTGCGTCCTTTGCAATGCTTTGTAATTGTTGGGGGCAAGACAAACCTAATATTGTTTTTATCCTATCGGATGATGCGGGTTATGCAGATTTTGGCTTTCAGGGAAGCAAAGATTTTCAAACTCCTGAACTTGATAAATTGGCAAAAAATGGGGTTCGATTTACTCAGGCGTATGTTTCTGCGGCCGTTTGTGGACCATCGCGCGCCGGACTTTTGACAGGAAAATATCAGCAGAAATTTGGGTTCGAAGAGAACAACGTTCCCGGTCTTATGAGTAAAAACGGAATTACCGGAGATGATATGGGGCTTCCGCTGGACCAGAAGACAATGGCGGATTACCTCAAAGAACAAGGTTATAAAACGGCGATATTTGGAAAATGGCATCAAGGTAATGCAGACCGTTTTCATCCTACCAAAAGAGGTTTTGATGAGTTTTATGGCTTCCGTGGCGGCGCAAGAAGTTATATGCCTTATGGAAATGAAAATAAACTTCGTCGGGACGAAGATAGACTTGAACGTGGTTTTGAGAATTATCTAGAGCATGACGGATATCTCACGGATGAATTAGCAGAAGAGGCCAACTCGTTTATGGATAGAAACCAAAAGAATCCATTTTTCATTTATCTGGCTTTCAATGCGGTACATACACCAATGGAAGCAAAAGAAGAGGATTTAAAGAAAGTGAATGGCCTGAGCGGGAAACGGAAAACTTTAGCAGCTATGGCTATTGCAATGGATAGAGCATGTGGGAAAGTTTTGGACCATATTAAAGAACTGGGCCTGGAAAAGAGCACACTTATAGTTTTTACCAATGACAATGGTGGCCCTTCGGATTCTAATGAATCATTAAATGACCCGTTAAGCGGTACAAAAGCAAACCACTTAGAAGGGGGAATACGCGTTCCTTTCTTGATGTCATGGCCCGGTATGTTAAAATCAAATACAGTCTATGAAAATCCAGTAAGTACATTAGACCTTTTGCCAACTTTTGTTACTGCCGCAGGCGGGGATGTTAGTAATGTGGAAGGTTTGGATGGAGTAGATCTACTGCCTTATTTAAAAGAAAAGAAGGCCGGTATTCCCCATACAACATTGTATTGGAAAAAAGAGAACAGGGGAGCCGTTAGGCATAACGATTGGAAATTGGTTCGTTTTCCTGATCGTCCCGCAGAGTTGTACAACATAAAGGAAGATATTTCAGAAGTGAACGATTTGGCTTTGGCACATCCAGAGAAGGTTCGTGAGCTTTACAAAATGCTTTTTGACTGGGAACTTACATTAGAAAGACCGCTTTGGGAATTAGAAAGAAGATTTGAAGGCAAAGCAGCTACAAGAATGGATACATATAGAAAACATAAATAA